One Methanobacteriaceae archaeon genomic region harbors:
- a CDS encoding glycosyltransferase family 2 protein — MVETYIITPDYNGKKFLEKYFISLFNQTYSNFRIIFVDNSPNNDSIDYINQNYYNELKSGKIKIIKNHENYGFAKANNQGINESFKDFECKFIVCLNNDTEIKEDFLEKLILMSKKHPEAGSIQSKIIWGQNTSLIDVVGIEYSINGLAFKRGAYESLDKYENEEEIMGSSPAGCLYKKKALSDVKYENTYFDEDFFAYCEDTDLALRLRRAGWKSYYCPKAVMYHYRGGTNEPLSDFTIYHTWRNSTWTIFKNLPKRYIIKKFPLLFASEVAQISINLVRRKTIILKAKWDAYKEIRHFMNKYKNIKKNVPFEDLEKLFIYKWKP, encoded by the coding sequence ATGGTAGAGACTTATATTATCACCCCAGATTATAATGGCAAGAAATTTTTAGAAAAATACTTTATTTCTCTTTTCAATCAGACTTATTCAAATTTTAGGATTATATTTGTAGACAATTCACCAAATAATGATTCTATTGATTATATTAATCAAAATTATTATAATGAACTGAAATCTGGTAAAATCAAAATTATTAAAAACCATGAAAACTATGGTTTTGCTAAAGCAAACAACCAGGGGATAAACGAGAGTTTTAAAGACTTTGAATGCAAGTTTATTGTTTGTTTAAACAATGACACTGAAATTAAAGAAGATTTTTTGGAAAAACTAATTTTAATGTCAAAAAAACATCCTGAAGCAGGTAGCATACAGTCAAAAATTATATGGGGTCAAAATACTAGCCTTATTGATGTGGTTGGAATTGAATATTCTATCAATGGATTAGCTTTTAAAAGAGGAGCTTATGAAAGTTTGGATAAGTATGAAAATGAAGAAGAAATAATGGGATCTTCTCCTGCAGGTTGTCTTTATAAAAAAAAAGCATTATCCGATGTAAAATATGAAAATACATATTTTGATGAAGATTTTTTTGCATATTGTGAAGATACAGACTTAGCATTAAGACTTCGCAGAGCGGGTTGGAAATCTTACTACTGCCCAAAGGCAGTAATGTATCATTATAGAGGGGGTACTAATGAACCATTAAGCGATTTCACTATATATCATACCTGGAGAAATTCAACTTGGACCATATTCAAAAATCTTCCAAAAAGATATATTATTAAAAAATTTCCGCTATTATTTGCTTCTGAAGTAGCCCAAATTAGTATAAACTTAGTAAGAAGAAAGACGATCATATTAAAAGCTAAATGGGATGCCTACAAAGAAATTAGACACTTCATGAATAAATATAAAAATATAAAAAAAAATGTTCCATTTGAAGATTTAGAAAAATTGTTCATTTACAAATGGAAACCTTAA
- a CDS encoding class I SAM-dependent methyltransferase codes for METKYNEIYYESINDVLSEGYKKLISKLVLDLPLNGKILDVGCGKANYLKNIHELRPDLQLYGIDIGDMNSSIPSFINFQKASGDNIPFENNMFDLLVCFHVIEHLLNPYDFMIEFHRVVKSNGLLYIEMPYYKTAFIPEGNANFWSEPTHIRPYNYYSVERLLKENGFLKLEINVWRNWISVLLFPYLLFKRIFFKDYDALSTFYANLYGISIGGLGQNIKKE; via the coding sequence ATGGAAACAAAATATAATGAGATTTATTATGAATCGATTAATGATGTACTAAGTGAAGGCTATAAAAAATTAATTAGTAAATTAGTTTTAGATCTCCCATTGAATGGAAAGATATTAGATGTAGGATGTGGAAAAGCCAATTATCTTAAAAACATTCATGAATTAAGGCCAGATTTACAGCTTTATGGTATCGATATTGGAGATATGAATAGTTCTATTCCATCATTTATCAATTTCCAGAAAGCTTCAGGAGATAATATACCTTTTGAGAATAATATGTTTGATTTATTAGTTTGTTTTCATGTTATTGAACATTTATTAAATCCATATGATTTTATGATCGAGTTTCATAGAGTTGTTAAATCCAATGGTTTGTTGTATATAGAAATGCCATATTATAAAACAGCATTTATTCCTGAAGGAAATGCAAATTTTTGGAGCGAACCAACACATATACGACCATATAATTATTACTCTGTTGAAAGATTGTTAAAAGAAAACGGTTTTTTAAAATTAGAGATAAATGTTTGGAGGAACTGGATAAGTGTACTATTATTTCCTTATCTTTTATTCAAAAGAATATTTTTTAAAGATTATGATGCATTATCCACTTTTTATGCGAACCTCTATGGTATATCCATTGGGGGATTAGGTCAAAATATTAAAAAAGAGTGA
- a CDS encoding glycosyltransferase, giving the protein MTIKIMHIGHGFLPMRTGGSIKNAMNLMKFQAKKGNEVHYFFSGRYYPFSKTMIKNYKKDGIIMHELINSPILPSKCALENKKEVYEFENLFREIIKSNKPDIIHIQEILGLPYSLIDILKEELGIPIVMTLHDYYPLCPTVKLYRIDKTICSENEVGPMCLLCCNNFEGRAYFLLATVAYHLEKFKIPVFNIYNRIFKFIQNIRSDKIKDPKINFPVTPIYNYEKISNLYQDRRDSNILKLKKIDSFISPSTKTKEIYQTFLGEDSQIFIVQNLLNHFNNINFKKTRHYDNSINFGVLNGFSSVEKGSQFLLETIDILKSYSNRYNIYILGEIDKSRELELNKHENVIIKGHYDTKDLDNILDAIDVGIIPSVWEEVYGFVGLEFLSKGIPVIGNNLGGITEYTIDNITGWVNVDSSPKELSNIMINIIKNPEQINELNQRIFNIRNEILRPYEEYEKEVENVYMKVLNR; this is encoded by the coding sequence ATGACAATAAAAATAATGCATATAGGTCATGGTTTTCTACCTATGCGAACCGGTGGTTCAATTAAGAATGCAATGAATTTAATGAAATTTCAAGCGAAAAAAGGAAATGAAGTTCATTATTTCTTCTCTGGAAGATACTACCCTTTTTCAAAAACTATGATAAAAAATTACAAAAAAGATGGAATAATAATGCATGAATTAATCAATTCCCCAATTTTACCATCTAAATGTGCTTTAGAAAACAAAAAAGAAGTTTATGAATTTGAAAATCTTTTTCGAGAAATAATTAAAAGTAACAAACCAGATATAATTCATATACAAGAGATATTAGGATTACCCTATTCTTTAATTGACATACTTAAAGAAGAATTAGGAATTCCAATAGTAATGACACTTCACGATTATTATCCTTTATGTCCAACTGTGAAACTTTACAGAATAGATAAAACAATTTGTTCAGAAAATGAAGTAGGCCCTATGTGTTTATTATGTTGTAATAATTTTGAGGGTCGTGCTTATTTTTTACTTGCTACAGTAGCTTATCATTTAGAAAAATTCAAAATACCTGTTTTTAATATTTATAATAGAATTTTTAAGTTTATACAAAACATTCGTTCTGATAAAATAAAAGATCCTAAAATAAATTTTCCAGTAACCCCCATATATAACTACGAAAAAATTTCTAATTTATACCAAGATAGAAGAGATTCAAACATATTAAAATTAAAAAAAATTGATTCATTCATTTCACCTTCTACAAAAACAAAAGAAATTTACCAGACATTTTTAGGTGAAGATTCACAGATTTTTATAGTTCAAAATCTTTTAAATCATTTTAATAATATTAATTTTAAAAAAACAAGACATTATGATAATTCAATCAATTTTGGGGTTTTGAATGGGTTTTCTTCAGTTGAAAAAGGATCTCAATTTTTATTAGAAACCATAGATATACTAAAATCTTATTCAAATCGCTATAATATCTATATACTGGGAGAAATTGATAAATCTCGGGAATTAGAACTCAATAAACATGAAAATGTAATTATTAAAGGACATTATGATACAAAGGACTTAGATAATATATTAGATGCCATTGATGTTGGAATAATACCTTCAGTTTGGGAAGAAGTTTATGGTTTTGTAGGGTTAGAATTTTTATCAAAAGGTATACCAGTTATTGGAAATAATCTTGGTGGAATAACAGAATATACTATAGATAATATTACTGGCTGGGTTAATGTTGATTCTTCTCCAAAAGAATTGTCCAATATAATGATTAATATCATCAAAAACCCGGAACAAATAAATGAACTAAACCAAAGAATTTTTAATATTAGAAATGAAATTTTACGCCCTTATGAAGAATACGAAAAAGAGGTTGAAAATGTTTATATGAAAGTTTTGAATAGATAA
- the glmS gene encoding glutamine--fructose-6-phosphate transaminase (isomerizing), translating into MCGIVGCILKDDEAAPVLLECVKKLEYRGYDSVGIATSSSKINIRKDKGKISEAEKNVKLSDLPGNMGIAHVRWATHGVPTQKNAHPHTDCNGKIAVVHNGIIENYKELKNNLESEGHIFKSDTDTEVIPHLIEKFMDQGFDLEIAVRKTLEMIHGSYAIAVISTDEPGKIIGVRKESPLIVGKGDGDYFLASDVPAILKHTNNIIYLEDGEMVILDADGVTVKNVLGEIIEKEVHIIEWTPDMAEKGGFDHFMIKEIHEQPDAVRDTLMESSEIEKIVNNLGDIERICFVACGTSYHASLIGKYLFESLMGLPTDVILASEFQYSSKAMDEKTLVIFISQSGETADTLKALRTAKKRSETLVIVNVVGSTATREAKHVVFTRAGPEIGVAATKTYVSQLTCVYLLAAHMSKRLDLVEDLHKIPKFMADVLNNEDHIHRIAKKYKDVPDFFFIGRGFSYPTALEGALKLKEITYIHGEGYAAGELKHGPLALIDDGVPVVAVAPPGNIHDKTLSNVEEVRARGAHVISVGSDNDEILKSESKDFMGTDSEIDELISPIPYIVPLQLLAYYISIEKGIDPDKPKNLAKCVTVE; encoded by the coding sequence ATGTGTGGTATAGTTGGATGTATCTTAAAAGATGATGAAGCAGCTCCAGTACTTTTAGAATGCGTAAAAAAGTTAGAATATAGGGGTTATGACTCTGTAGGTATTGCTACGTCATCTTCAAAGATTAATATCAGAAAAGATAAAGGAAAAATCAGTGAAGCTGAAAAGAACGTGAAACTTTCTGATTTACCGGGAAATATGGGTATTGCACATGTAAGATGGGCTACTCATGGTGTTCCTACTCAGAAGAATGCTCACCCTCACACAGATTGCAATGGCAAAATTGCAGTAGTTCATAATGGAATAATTGAAAATTATAAAGAATTAAAAAATAATTTAGAATCAGAAGGCCATATATTCAAGTCGGATACAGATACGGAAGTCATTCCGCATTTAATAGAAAAATTCATGGATCAAGGCTTTGATCTGGAGATTGCAGTACGGAAAACTCTGGAAATGATCCATGGGTCATATGCTATTGCAGTTATATCTACGGATGAGCCAGGCAAAATTATAGGGGTTCGGAAAGAAAGTCCTTTAATTGTAGGAAAGGGTGATGGGGATTATTTCCTGGCCTCAGATGTGCCAGCCATATTAAAACACACTAATAACATTATTTACTTAGAAGACGGGGAAATGGTTATTTTAGATGCTGATGGTGTTACTGTTAAAAATGTTCTGGGTGAAATCATTGAAAAAGAGGTCCATATAATTGAATGGACACCAGACATGGCTGAAAAGGGCGGTTTTGATCATTTCATGATAAAAGAGATTCATGAACAACCTGATGCGGTTAGAGATACTCTTATGGAGTCTTCAGAAATAGAAAAAATAGTTAATAACTTGGGTGACATTGAAAGAATCTGCTTTGTGGCTTGTGGTACATCTTATCATGCTTCTTTAATTGGAAAATATTTATTTGAAAGTTTAATGGGATTACCTACGGATGTAATTCTTGCTTCGGAATTCCAGTATTCTTCCAAGGCCATGGATGAAAAAACACTAGTGATATTTATCAGCCAGTCTGGAGAAACTGCAGACACTCTTAAAGCTCTTAGAACCGCTAAAAAAAGATCTGAAACATTGGTAATCGTCAATGTTGTAGGGAGTACTGCTACCCGGGAAGCTAAACATGTTGTTTTCACCAGAGCAGGGCCTGAAATAGGTGTGGCTGCTACTAAGACCTATGTAAGTCAGCTAACATGTGTATATCTTTTAGCAGCTCATATGAGCAAACGATTAGATTTGGTTGAAGATTTACATAAAATTCCTAAGTTCATGGCAGATGTTTTGAATAATGAGGATCATATTCATAGAATTGCTAAAAAATATAAAGATGTGCCTGATTTCTTCTTCATTGGAAGAGGGTTTTCTTACCCAACCGCTTTAGAAGGGGCTTTAAAACTAAAAGAAATTACTTATATTCATGGGGAAGGCTATGCTGCTGGAGAACTTAAGCACGGGCCATTGGCTTTGATTGATGATGGAGTTCCTGTAGTTGCTGTTGCACCTCCAGGAAATATCCATGATAAAACTTTAAGTAATGTAGAAGAAGTCAGGGCCCGAGGAGCCCATGTGATTTCGGTTGGTTCTGATAATGATGAAATTTTAAAATCAGAATCAAAGGATTTTATGGGGACGGATTCAGAGATTGATGAGTTGATTTCCCCTATTCCGTATATAGTTCCTTTACAGTTACTTGCATATTATATAAGTATTGAAAAGGGTATTGATCCTGATAAGCCGAAGAATTTGGCCAAGTGTGTTACTGTAGAGTAA
- a CDS encoding phosphoribosylaminoimidazolesuccinocarboxamide synthase — MKVGKLIYSGKAKDVYETDHSDKVVVKFRDDITAGDGEKKDSLQLKGYYNSIISSKLFEVLEAEGIKTQFIELIKPGEMLSHKLKMIPLEVITRNIAAGSLLRKFPFEDKQVFESPIIQMDYKNDEFHDPMLNDDIIIALNLATKEELDSIREITLKINKTLKEFLANKGISLVDFKIEFGYDKNQNIVLGDEISPDTCRYWDIETCDVLDKDLFRKGECGVMDAYKKVASMILDPEDLEKYGLKEI; from the coding sequence ATAAAAGTTGGAAAATTAATCTACAGTGGTAAAGCGAAGGACGTTTATGAAACTGACCATTCTGACAAAGTAGTTGTTAAGTTTAGAGATGATATAACTGCCGGAGACGGTGAAAAAAAGGATAGTCTTCAACTCAAGGGTTATTACAATTCTATTATCTCTTCTAAATTATTTGAAGTTTTAGAAGCAGAAGGAATAAAAACTCAGTTCATTGAGCTGATTAAACCGGGTGAAATGCTTTCACACAAGCTGAAAATGATACCTTTAGAGGTAATCACTCGGAATATAGCAGCCGGGAGTTTGCTAAGGAAATTTCCTTTTGAAGATAAACAAGTTTTTGAATCCCCCATTATACAAATGGATTATAAAAACGATGAATTTCATGATCCAATGTTAAATGACGATATAATCATAGCTTTAAATCTTGCTACTAAAGAAGAGTTGGATTCAATTAGAGAAATAACTCTAAAAATTAATAAAACCTTGAAAGAGTTCTTAGCAAATAAAGGTATCAGCCTTGTAGACTTTAAAATTGAATTTGGTTATGATAAAAACCAAAATATAGTTTTAGGAGACGAAATAAGTCCAGACACTTGCCGTTATTGGGATATTGAAACCTGTGACGTCCTTGACAAAGATTTATTTAGAAAAGGGGAATGCGGAGTAATGGATGCTTATAAAAAGGTTGCTTCCATGATTCTAGACCCAGAAGATCTTGAAAAGTATGGACTAAAAGAAATTTAA
- the purS gene encoding phosphoribosylformylglycinamidine synthase subunit PurS, with product MKYDVEVKISLKKGMLNPEASTIQRALALLGYEVQDTDTVDIVKFTMDEENQADVEKEVEDMCQRLLCNPVIHDYQIQIVPLS from the coding sequence ATGAAATACGACGTAGAAGTTAAGATAAGTTTGAAGAAAGGAATGTTAAACCCAGAAGCATCTACTATTCAACGTGCCCTTGCACTTCTAGGGTATGAAGTTCAAGATACAGATACTGTTGATATAGTAAAATTCACTATGGACGAGGAAAATCAAGCAGATGTTGAAAAAGAGGTAGAAGATATGTGTCAACGTTTGTTATGTAATCCAGTTATTCATGATTACCAAATCCAGATAGTTCCATTAAGTTGA
- the purQ gene encoding phosphoribosylformylglycinamidine synthase subunit PurQ, with the protein MKVGVIRLPGSNCDRDVYHALELAGGEPEYIWWNQKDLSNLDAAVIPGGFSYGDYLRAGAIAAITPVIEGIKSLAKEEKPVLGICNGAQILAEVGLVPGVFTVNENPKFNCQWSEMKVKTTRTPFTSIYNKNEVIKMPVAHAEGRYFNENLEMAKDNDQIVLQFEGENPNGSLEGITGVCDETGRVCAVMPHPERASEMILGSDDGLKFFKGIINY; encoded by the coding sequence ATGAAAGTAGGAGTAATAAGGTTACCTGGCTCTAATTGTGATCGAGATGTTTATCATGCTCTTGAACTTGCCGGTGGAGAACCAGAATATATTTGGTGGAACCAAAAAGATCTCTCCAATCTTGATGCGGCAGTGATTCCCGGTGGATTTTCCTATGGAGACTATTTAAGAGCTGGAGCAATAGCAGCTATAACACCAGTAATTGAAGGAATAAAATCTCTGGCTAAAGAAGAAAAACCCGTTTTAGGCATATGTAATGGTGCTCAGATACTAGCCGAAGTTGGATTGGTACCTGGAGTATTCACCGTGAACGAAAATCCTAAATTTAATTGCCAGTGGAGTGAAATGAAGGTTAAAACCACTCGAACTCCATTTACCAGCATTTATAATAAAAATGAAGTTATAAAAATGCCGGTGGCCCATGCCGAAGGCCGTTATTTTAACGAAAACCTGGAAATGGCTAAGGATAATGACCAGATTGTTTTACAATTCGAAGGAGAAAATCCTAATGGTTCTCTGGAAGGAATCACCGGTGTTTGTGACGAAACAGGACGAGTTTGTGCAGTAATGCCCCATCCAGAAAGGGCCTCTGAAATGATATTAGGATCAGACGATGGTTTAAAATTCTTTAAAGGAATTATTAATTATTAG
- the cobA gene encoding uroporphyrinogen-III C-methyltransferase, whose amino-acid sequence MVVHLVGAGPGDPELITLKAVKALEKAEVVIYDRLANEEILKHAPNAKLIYVGKKAGEHYKTQEEINQILVNEAKAYDEVVRLKGGDPFVFGRGGEEVLALHEEGISVDMIPGVTSAIGVPTTAGLPVTHRGVATSFTIVTGHEDPTKKEKQVKWDYTADTIIVLMGIGQIKENTQEMMKYRDPKTPVCIIENGTTPKERIVIGTLDNISEKDINTPAILIVGNVVDVYQKMKK is encoded by the coding sequence ATGGTAGTACATTTAGTAGGTGCAGGTCCAGGAGACCCGGAATTAATTACTCTTAAAGCTGTCAAAGCATTAGAAAAAGCAGAAGTTGTTATTTATGATAGATTGGCCAATGAAGAAATATTAAAACACGCCCCCAACGCCAAGCTTATCTATGTGGGTAAAAAGGCAGGAGAGCACTATAAAACCCAGGAAGAAATAAATCAAATTCTAGTTAATGAAGCAAAAGCTTATGATGAGGTTGTAAGGCTAAAAGGCGGAGACCCATTTGTATTTGGTCGTGGAGGAGAAGAAGTTCTGGCCTTGCACGAGGAAGGAATATCCGTAGATATGATTCCTGGAGTTACATCCGCCATTGGAGTTCCAACCACTGCTGGCCTCCCAGTGACCCATAGGGGAGTAGCAACATCATTTACTATTGTTACTGGCCATGAAGACCCAACTAAAAAAGAAAAACAGGTAAAATGGGATTATACTGCAGATACCATTATTGTTTTAATGGGAATTGGTCAAATAAAAGAAAATACTCAGGAAATGATGAAGTATAGAGATCCTAAAACTCCTGTTTGTATAATTGAAAATGGTACAACTCCTAAGGAAAGAATAGTAATTGGGACGCTAGATAACATCTCTGAAAAAGATATTAACACCCCCGCAATTTTAATTGTAGGAAATGTAGTGGATGTTTACCAAAAAATGAAAAAGTAA
- a CDS encoding uroporphyrinogen-III synthase: MSKTLNNKVIVITRPIERSKFTFDIVKEFGGVPLVVPTLELKFTYTTTLRRLLKQLKELDWLIFTSPASLESIFNFCPDLKEHLNPQCKIAVIGPKTKHIVESKGLTTEIMPSEYTAEGLLDSFLEYDLEGKIIGIPSTPAARDVLPTELTKMGAHVFVAETYKSIVPEENDLIEDLIKKILDKKISAITFTSPLTVKNLFNLVEKEHKPDFIKILSKKEVLVAAIGPITGKTLQEYGINALIPEKYTVKDMMLKLFDNL, encoded by the coding sequence ATGTCTAAAACTTTAAATAATAAAGTAATAGTCATCACACGACCTATAGAACGCTCCAAATTTACATTTGATATTGTTAAAGAATTTGGAGGAGTTCCATTAGTAGTTCCTACCTTGGAATTGAAATTTACTTATACTACTACTTTGAGGAGACTGTTAAAACAACTCAAAGAATTAGACTGGCTAATATTCACTTCTCCAGCTTCATTAGAATCTATTTTCAATTTTTGTCCAGACCTAAAAGAACATCTAAATCCCCAGTGCAAAATTGCAGTTATTGGACCCAAAACCAAACACATTGTAGAATCTAAAGGATTAACTACAGAAATAATGCCCTCAGAATATACTGCAGAGGGTTTATTGGATTCATTTTTAGAATATGATCTAGAAGGCAAAATTATTGGAATACCAAGCACTCCGGCCGCACGTGATGTGTTACCTACAGAATTAACTAAAATGGGAGCACATGTTTTCGTAGCAGAGACTTATAAATCAATAGTTCCTGAAGAAAACGATTTAATAGAAGATTTAATAAAAAAAATTCTAGATAAAAAAATATCTGCTATTACATTCACCAGTCCATTGACAGTTAAGAATCTATTTAATCTAGTAGAAAAAGAACATAAACCCGATTTTATCAAAATATTATCCAAAAAAGAAGTATTAGTGGCAGCAATTGGTCCTATAACCGGAAAAACATTACAAGAATATGGAATTAATGCTTTAATTCCTGAAAAGTACACGGTGAAAGATATGATGCTGAAATTGTTTGATAACTTATAG
- a CDS encoding signal recognition particle subunit SRP19/SEC65 family protein gives MKTIIWPVYIDSTRTKKEGRKISKKDGVSSPRLGEISRAARKLDLKPDTENDKSYPGLWWESTGRIVVEREEISKKDLLLKISNMIKGTRSN, from the coding sequence ATGAAAACAATTATTTGGCCAGTTTATATAGATTCCACAAGAACTAAAAAAGAAGGAAGGAAAATATCCAAAAAGGATGGTGTTTCATCCCCTCGATTAGGTGAAATTTCTAGAGCTGCGCGAAAACTGGATTTAAAACCAGATACGGAAAATGATAAGTCTTATCCTGGCCTTTGGTGGGAATCAACAGGCCGGATAGTAGTAGAAAGAGAAGAAATCTCAAAAAAAGACCTTCTTTTAAAAATTAGTAATATGATTAAAGGTACTAGATCAAATTAA
- the recJ gene encoding single-stranded-DNA-specific exonuclease RecJ has product MEKEFTKAQKLVESAEDIKIYSHIDCDGITAGAILSTMLDRMGKEHEVEFISLDKIDELKLENELTIFSDLGSGQATEKLSTSSSKILILDHHPSLRGPNFNNSTVQGKFLEINPLFYGIEGSNEISGGGMSYLLARAFGHTDLSWMGVLSGVGDMQNSLSGKLEGLNSMILQESINEGYVESIKDISIYGRQTRPLFVALSYFGDVNLPITNNKTEAILLLNKLGIEKKNGKNQRSLCDLTPEEKGKLFSELVRMLSKEVPAKYIKHVPKLVSAESYDFLNEEKYTPLRDASEFSTIVNACSRNKRADVALKILKGNRNTAMDEMEILSKEHRRYLAQKIEFIENEDMIVPMENLQYFEGNGIKSEVIGTIAGMILSYGDWKKPILGFTQISDENSGIKVSLRCSRLLAYDGIHFGHIIRKVAEKVGGSGGGHSVACGAYIPSNSKEEFLNVFNNYLNNKISN; this is encoded by the coding sequence ATGGAAAAAGAATTTACTAAAGCCCAGAAATTGGTAGAATCTGCAGAAGATATAAAAATTTATAGCCATATTGATTGTGATGGGATAACTGCCGGCGCAATTCTATCAACTATGCTTGATCGGATGGGTAAAGAACATGAAGTAGAATTCATTAGTTTAGATAAAATTGATGAACTTAAACTTGAAAATGAACTCACCATATTTTCTGATTTGGGATCTGGCCAGGCAACCGAAAAATTATCAACATCATCATCTAAAATACTAATTTTAGACCATCACCCATCATTAAGAGGCCCTAATTTTAATAATTCTACTGTTCAAGGAAAATTCCTGGAAATAAATCCGCTTTTCTATGGTATTGAAGGCTCAAATGAAATTTCTGGAGGAGGAATGTCATATCTATTGGCCCGTGCATTTGGCCATACGGATTTAAGTTGGATGGGAGTATTATCTGGGGTAGGGGACATGCAAAATAGCCTTTCAGGAAAATTAGAAGGTCTAAATAGCATGATACTACAAGAAAGTATCAATGAAGGATATGTAGAGTCCATAAAAGATATTTCAATTTATGGTAGACAAACTAGACCATTATTTGTAGCTTTATCTTATTTTGGAGATGTTAATCTCCCCATCACTAATAACAAAACAGAAGCAATTTTATTGCTTAATAAATTAGGCATAGAAAAGAAAAATGGTAAAAATCAGCGCTCACTTTGTGATTTAACCCCTGAAGAAAAAGGAAAATTGTTTTCTGAACTGGTAAGAATGTTATCGAAGGAAGTGCCTGCAAAATACATTAAACACGTGCCTAAATTAGTTTCTGCAGAATCTTATGATTTTTTAAATGAAGAAAAATATACTCCTCTTAGAGATGCTAGCGAATTTTCTACAATAGTAAATGCGTGCAGTAGGAATAAAAGAGCAGATGTTGCATTAAAAATATTAAAAGGGAATCGAAATACAGCTATGGATGAAATGGAAATCTTATCTAAAGAACATAGAAGATATTTGGCCCAGAAAATAGAATTCATTGAAAATGAAGATATGATAGTTCCTATGGAAAATTTACAGTACTTTGAAGGTAATGGTATCAAAAGTGAGGTTATAGGGACCATAGCTGGAATGATCTTAAGTTATGGAGATTGGAAAAAACCTATCCTTGGTTTTACTCAGATAAGTGATGAAAATAGTGGTATTAAAGTCTCTCTTCGCTGTTCTAGACTTTTAGCATATGATGGAATTCATTTTGGACATATAATCCGGAAAGTGGCTGAAAAAGTTGGTGGGAGTGGAGGAGGGCATTCAGTGGCCTGTGGAGCTTACATACCTTCAAATAGTAAAGAAGAGTTCTTAAATGTTTTTAATAATTATTTAAATAATAAAATAAGTAATTAG
- a CDS encoding MarR family transcriptional regulator codes for MKVFKNKGELTRFQILGEIARNEPHLRQKDIGNKLGITIQAVSENIKSLVEDGYVESGGGRFRYKITKKGIERIKKEALALRKYSEEVLDTMNSYKSVWPAIAEENLNSGEEVGLFMKDGTLYASKKKAPARAEVLKDCLAGEDVALIGLGGTIELKTGNVVILVLPTINQGGSNKTDLDKVFEIYKKGFDRVGIMGTVSRAVVDKLEINIDFEFATPQSTVAAAKRGLDILVFAVGKMKNSITRRLDEEGVHYTLEDVTKT; via the coding sequence ATGAAAGTTTTCAAAAATAAAGGGGAATTAACACGTTTTCAGATACTTGGCGAAATTGCTAGAAATGAACCTCACCTAAGACAAAAGGATATAGGTAATAAGCTTGGAATAACTATCCAAGCTGTTTCAGAAAATATAAAAAGCCTTGTAGAAGATGGTTATGTTGAATCCGGTGGAGGTCGTTTCAGATATAAAATAACAAAAAAAGGTATTGAACGAATAAAAAAAGAAGCTCTGGCTCTTAGAAAGTATTCTGAAGAAGTATTAGATACTATGAATAGTTATAAATCTGTCTGGCCAGCTATTGCTGAGGAAAATCTTAATTCCGGAGAGGAAGTAGGACTTTTCATGAAAGATGGAACTCTGTATGCTTCGAAGAAAAAAGCTCCAGCACGCGCAGAAGTCTTAAAAGATTGTTTGGCTGGGGAAGATGTTGCTTTAATAGGTTTGGGCGGTACTATTGAATTAAAAACAGGTAATGTAGTCATATTAGTCCTACCAACCATAAATCAAGGTGGTTCCAATAAAACAGATCTGGATAAGGTCTTTGAAATCTATAAAAAAGGTTTTGATCGTGTTGGAATAATGGGAACTGTTTCTAGAGCAGTTGTTGATAAGTTGGAAATTAATATAGATTTTGAATTTGCAACGCCCCAATCAACCGTTGCTGCAGCAAAAAGAGGCCTTGACATCCTTGTATTTGCAGTTGGTAAAATGAAAAATAGTATAACACGTAGATTAGATGAAGAAGGAGTACATTATACGTTAGAAGATGTTACTAAAACTTGA